A region of Lycium barbarum isolate Lr01 chromosome 1, ASM1917538v2, whole genome shotgun sequence DNA encodes the following proteins:
- the LOC132610885 gene encoding uncharacterized protein LOC132610885 produces MLRDNQAEKLEELLVLGEVHTGSGLNQELGLQRPGDTRWGSHFKTVRNFISLFSSIVHVLGVLANEGANYHEKAMAKGLVEDIRSYEFIYMLHLMLKILAITYDLNMALQRKDQDIVSAMKLVDFTKRKLQSMRESEWNSLVEDVSLFCEKNGIMIPEMNEKYGLGKSKRKSSSVIYSHHLRVEVFYAVIDLQLSELNNHFSEVNTDLLLGMASLSLENSFANYDKNRIMKLATYYPNEFGASKLDDLSFDLDNYIYYVREVDKAFSNLKGLGDLSMALVKSNMHKTWGLVYLLVKLSLILPVATATVERAFSSMKFIKNDLRSRISDGFLNDCLVCYIEDEVFESVPNDAIIDRFQKMTTRRVQL; encoded by the coding sequence ATGCTTCGAGATAATCAAGCTGAAAAATTAGAGGAATTACTAGTGCTCGGTGAAGTTCATACGGGAAGTGGATTAAATCAAGAACTTGGACTTCAAAGGCCTGGTGATACCCGTTGGGGATCTCATTTTAAGACGGTACGTAACTTCATTTCCTTATTCTCATCAATTGTGCATGTACTTGGAGTTCTTGCAAATGAGGGTGCAAATTATCATGAGAAAGCAATGGCAAAAGGTCTAGTGGAAGACATTAGATCTTATGAGTTTATCTACATGTTGCATTTGATGTTGAAAATTTTGGCGATTACATATGATTTGAATATGGCTTTGCAACGAAAAGATCAAGATATTGTTAGTGCTATGAAGCTTGTTGATTTCACAAAAAGAAAATTGCAATCAATGAGGGAATCTGAATGGAATTCTTTGGTAGAAGACGTCTCCTTATTTTGTGAAAAGAATGGTATTATGATCCCTGAAATGAATGAGAAGTATGGTCTTGGAAAGTCGAAGCGTAAAAGCTCAAGTGTTATATATTCTCATCATTTGCGTGTGGAAGTTTTTTATGCTGTTATTGATTTGCAACTTTCAGAGCTTAACAATCATTTTAGTGAAGTGAATACTGATCTACTTCTTGGCATGGCTAGTTTGAGTCTCGAGAATTCTTTTGCAAATTATGATAAAAACAGGATCATGAAGCTTGCTACTTATTATCCAAATGAGTTCGGTGCTTCCAAgcttgatgatcttagttttgaTCTTGACAATTATATTTACTATGTGAGAGAAGTGGACAAAgctttttcaaatttgaaaggaCTTGGAGATCTTTCGATGGCATTGGTTAAATCAAATATGCACAAGACATGGGGACTTGTTTATTTGCTTGTGAAGTTAAGCTTGATATTACCTGTGGCTACTGCAACAGTGGAAAGAGCTTTTTCCTCAATGAAGTTTATTAAAAATGACTTGCGAAGTAGAATTAGTGATGGCTTTTTGAatgattgtttagtttgttaTATAGAGGATGAAGTATTTGAAAGTGTACCTAATGATGCGATCATTGATCGTTTTCAAAAGATGACAACTCGTCGAGTGCAATTGTAA